The DNA region GCGAATATGTCACAAATGATATTATCATAACTTTGTGTAACAGAAAGAAAAACTGTTACAGAAAAAGCACATAAATTAGACCTGGTTCGCAGCTCGCATCTCACAGGGAATTGGGGACAAACTGGGAGTGCAAAACCGCAGCGCTCTCATATTCCTAATGCTAATTTAGTTTTAGGAAATGGTATTATAAAGAAGTCACTACTTCATAGCAAATGTCCATATCGTTACTATCCACTCCTAACATTCCCACTTCTTTCTGCTGATTCAGGGGGGCAGCATTACTAACTTGCATACTTGAGGCTTCCTTGCTAACTGTGGCAGGCGGGATAGGGCTTAACAAGCTAGTTGGCTGTAGTAGCTTAGGATCTACTGCTTGGGGGACTACTAATGTACTATTTGCAATTGCTGTTAATGCTATTGCGGCTAAATCTGCATCTTCGGCAGCATTATATGACTTATTAACTTTGCCTCCTGCTAATGGAGCATTTTCTTGATCATTGACGTTTTCTAATTCTATATCCTGCGGCGCAGGAGCAATATATTTAAAACATAATACCTTTTTCTTTTGCGCTAACTTAAGCAACAACGCAACGCAGGATGGCAATCCTACTGCCAGGGCTATTATGAAAGTCCTTAGATCGGGATGAATACTATCCCACCATTGCGTTAGGGCTGCTACTGCTTGCTCAGGAACGGGGGTGGGCTTTAATTTATTTATCATAATATTTTGAATCATTTGATTCACCCCTTTTGCAATTTCCTCCTCGCTAACGTTCGACATTGGCTTATTTAAGTGAATCATAGCCTGACGATATTCGGGGCTCATTTCTTTGCCAGATCCCGCTAGTTGTTCACCTTTTATAATATAAGGCAAAACTTTCTTTAAGTGACTATAATAGGAAGGAGCAGCATCATTATTTAATAAGATCACAGTAAGATTAGTACCGGCTATTGCGCAGTTCACAGCAAAAACAAATTTCACCTTATCAATAACCGCATACCCCCTCGCATTAAGATTGTAGATGCCAGAATCCTTTATATTGTCATCAAAACCTAGGCATACCCCTAAATAACCGTTCTTATCAATATTCCCTTCTGCGCTACTAAGCCTTATATATTGCAATTTAAACCACTTACTGAGTAAATCAATATCACTTAAGTTATTGCTTAAGCTAATATCATTCAGGGCAACTTCGCCATTATCTACCGCACATTGGGCTAGATTTTCTGGTTTATAAGAGGTAAAAGTTGTGATGCTACCATCAGAGTTTTTAGAAGAAGAAATATCCTTACTACCAATCCGCCTTATACAATTCTGTACCACAGGTGCAATACTTTCGTCCACACGTAGCTGTAAAGAACTCGCTGGATTACCCTCTAATAATTTCATTAAGGTAGCACGAACCTCAGCATGCTGAGGAAAGACGTTGTGTTTAAGTATAGTTAATAGTTTTAACATATCTCGTTCAAAATGATCAATATTATAAAGCCCCACCTCGCTTCCTATTGTATCTACATTTGTTTGATTCTCTTTCACAGAACGCTTAACATAAGCGTGATGTTCCTGGGTCTCATTTATAATTACCTTTTGATCGTTAAAGAACCCAAGCTTTCTAATATCAGGTAATCGACTAGAAATTAGGGCATTCAAATCATTAATTATACAGTCAGCAACCCTCACGGTTAATTCTTCTACTCGAAGACAAATAGGGAAGAACTCCTTCATACAGTAATTACTTTCTTGAATATCAATAATTTCTATAGAAGGACAGGTAGTATTTAAAACGGTTTTCTCAAAGTCCTCCTTAGTAAAAAAATGATCATACAGTTCATTATATTCCCTTCCCTGTGGGACCATATGGGGTAGCAGCTTTAATTCCCAGTAATGGGGGGCTGGATTATAGTTATAAGAATGTTGAGTAATAAGCTGGTAGGAATACCCTATATTATTATCTATATAGTCAATTGATGAGAAGTTGGTGACATCGTCACTCATCGCTTGCCTGTTATATATAGGCGTCGCTACATCGCTCCTAGCACCAACTTCTCCTAAGTTGATTATAGTTTCTTCTCTAGCAAAAATAGGGTTAGCAAGCCTACCGAAGGCATGCAAAAATAGTAAAAAGGGTTTTTTTAAATTCATCTTAACCTCCTGTTTTGTTACGTTAATTTATCGTGACTTCAGTGGACTACGCACTTCAAGAATGGGGTTTTATTAGACCTTTTTCGAAGCTCACATCTCACAGAGAATTTGAAGGAGACTCTTCGCCACAAACCACAGCGCACTAGGGTGTATGTAAGGGTCTGAGCCTAGGTCCAACGTACAAATTACAGCTCAATGCGAGCTTTGAAAGAGGTCTATTTTATCAGGGATTTGTGTGCTCATCCCCTTCAAAATAAAATGAGGGCTCTGACAGATCAAAGAAGTATATTATAAAGAGCGAGAAATAGCTTTATTGTTTACTTCAGATCAATTCACTATAATGATTACTTGTCCCAACTACAGCTAGTTCTCCTGTATCATCTAGAAACACAAGGCTGTTTTGCCCCCCTACAGCAGGAAATATTTCTGCTTCCTTGCGGACGATATTAGCCATTATTTTACTAGCGGGTATTAAAGGCTCTCTCTCTCCTTTGCCCTCTCCTTCTGGGCGGCATTCAACTGGTTGTACAGGGTTAATATTTTCTAAAACTATTAGTACATTATCTCTTTCTTCTAGGCTAGGCTGTATATTAGGTTGGCTTACTTCCTGTAAATTATTTTCATTGCTATTTTCTACTGCCTCTTCATTTTTTTGTAAGGACTTAACAATTTTATTATATACTATCGGTCCTTTTTTTATTCCAAGCCAACATATTCCTATTAAAGAGATAATTCCTAAAGCTATCTCTATGAAAGACTTCATCAAATCTAAGGATGCTTTCCATTCCCCATTATCCTTACCGTTGTGGTCCTGTTCTTCTTTAGCTGTATCAAGCATACTATTTAATAGCGTTTGCCTAAACGTGGTCATTCTCTCTTCATTTATTTCCTCACTATCATTATGCATCATTTTCATTATTTGAGCGGAAATATTAAGAGCGCGAGGGCTAAGAATAGAATTATTTGCCTCTTCTATATCGTGAGCCACAAGATGCTGTATCTTAGCGTGCAGTTTCGAGCGGTACTCCTCTGAAACCTCAGCACCCATATAAAGGCTAGTAACTGACATCTTGTGTGGAACAATACACTTATGAGCAACGTTAATACCTTTCTTTGAAGCAGTACTATAACCCTGATCGCCTAAATTATTAAATGTCATTTCATTATCTGTTAAGCCTTTAAGGCAAATCCCTATAATATTATTCGCTTCTATATTCTCCTCCACACTATTGATTTTAATATAAAGGGGGGTAAATGCTTTAGAAAGCAAAGTATTTAATGGACCGGTTTGGTGCTTAAATACTGCTTGTTGAATATAAATATCTCCTGCACTTATAATACATTCCGCTATCTTCAAGTGACCTTTAAACTCTTTCGACACAAAAACCTTAATGCCTGCCTGATTATACACAATAATTTTTCCCCTAGCATAATGATTCTCTAAACAATTAGTTACCTCTTGCGCTTTTTCCAGCGGAACACGTAATCCAAAATTAACTATTGAAACAGCATTATCTATTAATTTTTTTAAGCTATTTCTTGCTTCTGCATCAAGTGTTATTTCTCTTGATGATCTTATCTTGAATGAATCGGGAGCACTTATGGTATCAACTAACAATTCATGCTTTTCTACTGAATTGGAGTTTAAGGAATTTACTTCTTTAAATAACCATTCTGGTATATCGGGCTCTTGCAATTCGCTTATCGGACCCCGAATATATTGATTCACTGCATTAATTATACAATGTGTCATAGGATAAACCGTAGTAGAGATCAGGGTACATACTGCCTGACTGACATTAGTACATTTAGGACTTACTTCTGTAAGAATACTGGGTCCTAGGCAGGGTTCGGCAAATATGCTATCGTATTTATCAATGGGAAATATCTTGTCTAGAACTGGCAACTGCTCGGAATAATCATAAATTTCAATGAGATTAGGTTTATTGTCCTCCTCCTCATAGTGTTTAGTAATACGTATATAATTATTATCTTCCCCAGAAAAGCCAGTTGTAAAATGGAAAGAATTACCGACCGTTCTTAGAAGTAGTATAGCCGGCTTAACTATTAGTTTATATAGATTCATAATAACCTCCAAGTTTTATTAGACTTCTTTTAAAACTCGTACCAAGCTGGTAATTTGTACTCGAATCTAGGTTAGGCCCCTCACCTAGATTCCAGTACGCTGCGGTTTGGCGCGAATAGCCTTGCAAATTTCCCACTCGATATAAGCTATAATAGAGGTCTGTTGAATGTCACACTAAATTCTTAAGCTGTTTTTCTATTTTAAGTTGTATTTATGGTTATTTTTTTGTGAAAATTCCTAAGATCCTAAGGTCTTGGTTAGGAAAATGAAGCTTCTTCAAAAAAAACTTATTAGGTTCTGTGAGCAAAAATGCCTATAAATCTACCAGTAGATAGAAACCTTCACAGAACCTAAATTATGGTAAAAAAAGAAGTAATTAGTAGCTTAAATGGAAATCAAATCGTCAGCGCTTATCTCCCCTCTCATTTCTTGCGTCTTTGCCTCCCCTGAATTGACTATAGTTGTTACATACTGCTCGTACTTCAAGAACCATAATGTTATTTTGAATCGCGAGCGTACGCAGCGTACATGTAAGTACGTGAGTTCACGATAAATAAAAAAACCAACTCAACAAAGTGAATAGTATAACACAAATATTAGTACTTTTGATAGGATAACAAATGACTAATACAACTTAAAGGTACCAGCCTTTAATAATGAAGTCAAGCTATTTTAAGATAAATTCTATATAATCTATTTTATTGCACTTAGTCCTAGAAACAATCAGGTTGAAAACGGCCCTACCCCTGATTATTAAATATAATTTTCTTTTCAAGAGGAGGTTTCTCCAGATAAAACGACATCATTTGATAATAGACTTCCCGAGCAGCTCGCATCGATCAGGGAATTTGAGTAAGAGGTGGAGGGCAAAGCTGCAGCGCACTTGGGCGCACCAAAGGGTTCTTCAGTAGATTCGACGTAGAAATTACCAGCTTGATATGAGTTTCGGGAGAGCTCTAATGTATTATTTTGTTCTACGGGCAAATAATTTTGGTGCCAGCGAGTTAACCATTGTACTGTTTCTAAATCTCCATATCCGGCAGCATAATTTAATATCTTATTATATTGGCCTTGATCATTTACTAGGCCTTTCTCTATTAAATACTGTACTAATTTTCGCCCTATATACTGTAACCCTATCTGCAACGCTATATTATTCTCTTTATCTGGAACCCCATCTGTTATTTTACCTTCTATCCATTTCGCCAACTCCCACTCATCTTCTATATTATCGCAACGCAATATTGGCATATCATCACTTTCATAAATATTTGCTACGTTCTTTATTAACCATTTAATTATCGTGAAATTTCCTAACAAAGCAGCATATTGCAATACTGTCCTATTATTATCTTGAGGATGTATATCTGCTATATTTTTTGCTACCCATTGTACCATCTCTAACTCTCCAGAAAGAACTGCCAGATGTAATACTGTATGATTCTTATTATCATTCTCATAAATGTTGGCCCCATTTTTTATCAACCACTGCGCTATTTCAAGATGACCATACATAATAGCGTAATGTAGTACAGAATTATTACTATCATCTTTAGCATGTATATCTGCTCCCTGCCTTATCAACCATTCTACTGTCTCAAGATTTCCATACGTAGCAGCATAATGTAATACAGAATTGTTATTGTGATCTTTAGCATGTATATCTGCTCCCTGCCACACTAACCACCCCACTAGATATAAGTCACCAGACAATACAGCATAATGTAATATAGAAACGTTATTATTGTCCTTAGCATGGATATCTGCTCCCCGCATTACTAACCATTCTACTATATATAAGTCACCAGACAATACAGCACAATGTAGTACAGATGTGTTATCATTGTCCTTAGCAAATATATCTGCTCCCTGCCACACTAACCACTCTACTATATATAAATTGCCCGCCTCTGCCGCACAATGTAATACCGTATTGTTATTAGCATCTCTAGCATGTATATCTACTCCCTGCCTTACCAACCATTCTACTATATATAAGTTGCCTGACTCTGCAGCATAATGTAGTACGGAAGCGTTATTTTCGTCTTTAGCATGTATATCTGCTCCCTGCTTTATCAACCATTCTACCAAAGCAAAGTCATTATGAGCTAAAGCAAGATGTAGGATAGTTTTATGCTGCTTCTTATCAAACACATCTTGATTTTTAGATATTAGCCATTTAATTGTCTCTATATCTTCCGCTTCAGTAGCACAATGTAATACCGTATTGTTATTATCATCTCTAGCATATATATCTGCTCCTTGCATTACTAACCATTGTACGGCGCTATGATTTCCAGCAAGCACCGCGTAATGTAATATTGTTTTAGCATTACCACTTTGAATATATGAAGCTTTAGGTGTTGGGGCTAGAGAAGTAAGGACACACGGTGAAGGACATTTGTATGTTTTAGCATGCGGAGATATTATAAGCTGTGTTATAGGATCAGCTGTTATAGGATCAATATTTAATAATAATGTATTTTTTGCTATTAAAATAGTAGGAGCATTATACTTAGTAATAGTTAACACTACTGGTATAGTAGATGCTTCTTTTATGAAGGATACAAAATACTGAAATTTTTCGTTATAGGTAACCTTATTATCTATAATATTAAGGATACTATAACTATTGACTTGCATACAAAATAATAACAAATCAGTTACTAAATGATCCTTTATTAAGCTATCATTATTAACAGGCAATTCAACAAATTGTTTTGATTTTTCATTATACTCTTTGTCTGTTGGGATTATTATATCATAAAAGGCGGGAGCAAGAATTCTAGCTCCTATAAATAAAAATGAGAGAGGCAAATTGTATAAATATGTATTATGCTTTGTAACAGGATTAATTACTATTATACTACCAATAATTGAGTAAACTAACCTTGTACCCTGATGCGTTAATGCAATATTATAGAGTATAATATACGAGATATGTCGAGTAGGTTGCGTATAAAGGATACGATATTTGTATTTCCAATGAGCTGCTGTTCCTTTTTGAGACTCTTGGTGCATTTTAATAGAACGTACTTGTATTTCTATATTTCTGTTATTAGGCCCTATCACTACTGTATGTAATGATCTATAACCATTGTCTTTAGGACTTTTTATATAATCAGTAAAATGTAACGGTATATTTTTGTAGCATTTATGAATAATATCTATTACTTGGTAACATTCTTGTTTATTTGCCACAATAACTCTTAAGGCGAGAATGTCATGCAGCTCTGTTATGTCAATGTCTTTCACTATTGTTTTGACCCAAATTGAATCGGGAGGTTTAATTCTATAGGCTAAATCAGCTTTAATATTGGAGTTGTGTAATACCTGACTTAATTGGTTAACCATAGTTTGTAAAATATTCTCTATATTAGGATACAAAATATGTAGGTAAATTAAAATATTCTCCCTTTCTTCTGGATATAATATTTTAAAGCATAAATCTTGCAGTATAGCAGCTATATGATTTTGCCCTACCCTTGATAGATATGGGATATATCTTATGATTATTTCTTGGGCAGTTTTTTGATAATTAGAGTCGTTTGAATTTATGTTAAATACGCTGACCCGATATAATAATATAGCAAGTTTAATAAGCACTACTTTAGTTCTTATATCTTGATTTACACTATATAATAATTTATTAAATATGCTGTTATGCGAAGGATGTAAGGAATAATCTGGAAGAGATAGTGTATTAGTAGCCTCAAGCAAATGTATAATATTCTTATCGAAATGAAACTCACATATCTTAAGCGTAAGCCCTTGTTTTCGCGCCTTATACAATAACACTGTTATTAAGGCAGGATCATTAAGTTGTAAAGCTCTAGTAATTCTTGCTATTTGAGATGGATAAATATTATTATTAGTATAATATTTATTATACAGCTCTACCGCCTTTTGAAGCTGCGTATCCCAATAAAGGCTATGATTACGCGATATCAAATCGAAAGATGGCACATCATATAATTTAAAATTTATTAATTACTCATTTGCACAGCTGAATTGTTTTTGGGCAGCAAATGAGTATACTGCTCAATACAAGTTTCAAAAGAGCTCTAATATAGAATGTGGTATTTAGGCTATTTCGTAAAAATTCTATTAACAAGTATTATGTAAACTATACTAATATTTGTTTAATATAAACGCAACCCATTATTAAAACATTTTAATTTTTATTTATGATACCATCAGAAGCTGCACTTAGATTTCTTGACTAACGCGCATCGAGGAGAGCATTATGCAAGAAGGCTATTATATTTTACTCCTCTTTTAAGAATTCTCATTTTATTTGCCAGGAAGTGACGCGCGGGACCTTCATATAAGTAAATGCGCACGACAATTCTTGAAGTTCACCAATTATATAGTCAATTCAGGAGAATTTGGTGCTATAGTCACTTAGGTTGAATTAGATACTAGGCGCGAGGAGTGAAGCCTAGGAGATACTAGGTAAGCGACGAGCAACAACCGTAGCTAGTTTAACCTAGGTGACTATAGGAGCAATGGTAGAGCCTATATATAATAGGCAAGCGAGGAGTGTCAAAGTCGAGAAGCGCAGCGTACTATAGTACGTGAGCATCCTCGTCTTTAGGGCAGCACGACGACGCCAATTCTTGAAGTTCCTAGAGTATACATATATTTATTTGCTATCTACCCCTAATAGCGGTTGCATATTATCGGCGGTAGGCAAGGAAGAAATACCTAAATTTGAAGAATGAGGTACTGAGGCGTAAATTAATAAGTTAGCGTTTTCTATCTGCTTATCCCTTAGGAATGTTAAATCATTCTCTAGTATAGGCTCTTGTAATTCTGTAGCTTCTTGCAAGGGAGCAAGAGGTGTATTACTAGCTTTCTCTAACTTTGTTTGTAAGTGCTTTGGTTTAGAGGGAACAGAAGGGCGGGCCGGCCCCTGACCAGTAATATGTTCGCTCTTCCCGTTTATGGAGGGTAATTGATCAAGCGATTGGTTAGTAGAACTATAGAATTTAGGAGTTGAAATTTCTGGTTTAGGAATAGCTTGCTCTATATCCATCTGTGGTTGCTTTTGTTGAAGCAAGTTTTTTTTATATAAAAATGCCGCTATCGCCGCTCCCAACATGGTGAGTGTCCCAAATGTAGAGACGCCTATTATTAGAGGCACCTGACTAGACGAGTGAGTATCATTTCCTTCATTTTGCGGCTGATTAACTGGTTGCTCTGGGCTGATGTTTTTACAACCGTTCGTTATATGTTTATCAGCAACCTGAATATCTATCGGATCCTGCTTAGTTGCACTCATTACCCACTTCGCCCATCCGTCAATACATTGAAACCTCTGCGCAGGGTTATTATCTTTCACTATAACCACATCAACATATTCCCTGGCATTATTATCATTATTAATTGATTGGGCTTGACATTGCGCTCTTACGTTATAATCTTTATCATTCAAATCTGTAGGGGAATTACAGTCTAAAACTATACAATGTGACTTAACAGTATCACATTGTAATAGTAATGTATTAGTAGGATGCACAGGATCTGTACTAGGTTGAGTAGGGCTAGCAGGAACAACAGGACTCGCAGTTATTGTTGTCTTACCTTCAGTACAAGCCGTTCGCATGCTACTGATAATAGATTGACTAGCACTTTGGGTGGCATGACAATCTGCCGCATTATTTATAGCATTATGCATCGACTGTATATTTGCTAAAAGCCAGGGTGACCAATTGGCAGGACAATTATATGTTGTTTTAGCTCCTCCATCCTGAAACTCAGTAAAAGAGGTACCACTGACAGTATTATAGGAGATTTTATAAAAGCCAGAATAAACTACAATATCACTATCCGCTGGCACATGGTCATTTAGTAAAGGAAAACAGCTGTCAATCATATCATACATTTTCGTGGAATCAGCTATTTTTGTTTCAGCAACAGTTAATAGCCATGGGTTACAAGAAAAGACTTGATATTGCGATTTATTAGCATCGCATACAAAGACAAAAGGAGATTTTTCCACTCTATCTGGAGTTTTGACGTTATTATTTAACCATTGTTTAAACCGAGATAAATCAAAGGCAGGCTTAAAGTGATTATCTATACATGTCTCTTCTGGTTCAGTGCGTATACACTCTAAGGTCTTACTGATTGTTCTTTGTGCCACTTCATGCACATGCTTTATTATAGCTGGTCCCATCGTATAGCGCGCCCTAACACTCTCTAATACCATTTCCCCATTATAAGCAGAGATATTAGATTGATAGAATGAGTAATTTATGATATAAAGCTAGGTAATAATGAAATAATAGGAAGTAACAAGGAAATGCCTAAAGTATCAAAAATGATAAATGACGAATTAGTATTAAAAGCAAGGGAAGCTTTGAATAACGGAGGGAAGAATGGTGTTGTAGTAACAAGATTAAAAGCCATACTAGCATCGAGTAAGCATGGTATTAAGAAAGTAGCGGAAGTTTATGATATCAACAGATCTTCGCTACATAGATGGGTTGCTCTATTTCGAGATCAAGGCATTGATGGTCTCAAGAACATAGCAAAGCCTTCTAGATCAAAATTAAATACTGCTCAAAAAGATGAGATTAAAACTTTGATAAAGAGAGACAGTAGTATTACGATTAAGAAATTAAAGATAGTGATAAAAGAAAAATTTGATATAGATATAGAAAAATCTAGTATACATAGAATGCTAGGGGCACTTGGGTTTAGGCATATTACTGGTAGAAAGAGGCATTACAAAGCTGACACATCTTCTCAAGAAGAATTCAAAAAAAAATCTACAACAAGTACACCAAGATAATCCTATGGTACCTATTTATTTTTTTGATGAGACTAGGTTTGGGACCAATACAAAACATGGTTTAGGATGGTTTGAAAAAGGCAGTAGGACTCCAGTTCCTACAAAGCTGGGATTTAAATCATTTTATCTTTATTCTGCTACAAATCATAGAGATGGAGACTCTTTTAGTTTAATTATTCCGAATGTTGATAAGGCCTGTATGCAAGTTTTTCTTAATGAATTTGCGAAACATATAACTACAAAAGTTATACTAGTGATGGATGGAGCTGGATGGCATAAAGGTCTTACAATACCAGCTAATATTGAGATTATGTACTTACCACCATATAGTCCAGAGTTAAATCCTGTAGAGAGGTTGTGGCAACATTTAAAAGATTCGGTATTAAAAAATAAAGTTTACGATTGTTTAACTAAACTTGAAGATGCTGTAATTGAATTTATTCAATCTATTTCAATAGAAACTATAAAATCTATATGTAATTGTTCATATATCTATTTATAATAGGGAAATGGTATAACACTTGGTCTTTATTATACAGTTGCAATGCATTATTATTGAATAATCTAGCAGTTGAGGCAATATAAGAAGGATTAGGATTATCATAATCCTCAATAAATACTGCTATTCCTTCACTTAATAATTTCCTTGGGCGGTTACCATTGGTATTTAAATATTGAAGCGCATGCGCTAGCTCATGCCTTACGTTAGTAGCATCATATTCAGTAGAGCTTCCTATTACCGCCAACATTTTACATCTTATAATTTTGGGGTTTGTTGGGTCAATGCCCAGCAAATGGTATCGTCCGAAAACATTTTCGTCAGGTTCTTCCCACTTGTGAAGGGTACAATGGTATTCTGCTTCAGAATATGATATTCCTATTGTACGGTCAAATATTTCAACAGTTCTCTGAATATCGGGAATAACTTTTTGTATCTCCGCTTGGCTAAAATCCTCAAACTTTATATTCATTTTTAAAACTGAGTGTTTTACATCATAACTATAAACATTAGAAGACTGCGCCCCCAATCGTGGCACTGTATTTTGTATAGAATAAGCTTCTCTTGTTACTACATGATTTCTATCTTCGTCAAATAACCTTGACTCAAAATAGCTTTCTGGATCTATTCTTTTAGCTTCCGCTCTTCCTTCGTTAGTTGGCTTAATTTTATCCCATGATATTTCAGTTGGCTCCATTCTATACGGCCCCTGAATATCCAAGTCATGCAAATCCCGCAAAGTAACATGTGATATATTGCCTCTGAACATAGACATATCATTGGTTTCAGATAATATCAGCTTGGCATTAATGTTTTGGCTTCCAGCCCAAGCTGTTTTATAGAAGGCAGCGGCTAGAGGAGAAAGGTAAGACATAATATATTTAATATTCAGTATCCGCATAGAGATGATTCCTAGATAATAAGTTAATAATGATGGTATACTGCTCGTACTTCAAGAATTGGATTTTATTTTAAATGGCGAGCGCGTGCAGCGTACATGCCAGTACGTGAGCACGTGAGTCCATGATAAAATAGACCTCTTGCATAACCTAATCTAATTGGTCATTTTGTCGTCGAAACTCCTCTCTGTTCCTCACGTACGTCTATGTACGCTGCGGTACTCGACTTCGTTTCTCCTAAAAATTCTTCAATTATCTTTAGGTTATGCAAGAGGTCTAATAAAAAAAACAATTTTTGAAAGACGAGTAGTATATACTTTAGACGCACAAGAATTAGGTGGTATTTTGAGAAGTAGGGGTGTGAACAATCCTTGAAATCCATTGTATATACTTGATTAAGTTAGCACCGTTAAAAACGGTTCCATAAATATTATAATTTTCCCCAAAATAGATTTGTTTAATTTTATATTTAGTGGTTTATATTTTGGTGATTTA from Candidatus Tisiphia endosymbiont of Beris chalybata includes:
- a CDS encoding ankyrin repeat domain-containing protein, translated to MPSFDLISRNHSLYWDTQLQKAVELYNKYYTNNNIYPSQIARITRALQLNDPALITVLLYKARKQGLTLKICEFHFDKNIIHLLEATNTLSLPDYSLHPSHNSIFNKLLYSVNQDIRTKVVLIKLAILLYRVSVFNINSNDSNYQKTAQEIIIRYIPYLSRVGQNHIAAILQDLCFKILYPEERENILIYLHILYPNIENILQTMVNQLSQVLHNSNIKADLAYRIKPPDSIWVKTIVKDIDITELHDILALRVIVANKQECYQVIDIIHKCYKNIPLHFTDYIKSPKDNGYRSLHTVVIGPNNRNIEIQVRSIKMHQESQKGTAAHWKYKYRILYTQPTRHISYIILYNIALTHQGTRLVYSIIGSIIVINPVTKHNTYLYNLPLSFLFIGARILAPAFYDIIIPTDKEYNEKSKQFVELPVNNDSLIKDHLVTDLLLFCMQVNSYSILNIIDNKVTYNEKFQYFVSFIKEASTIPVVLTITKYNAPTILIAKNTLLLNIDPITADPITQLIISPHAKTYKCPSPCVLTSLAPTPKASYIQSGNAKTILHYAVLAGNHSAVQWLVMQGADIYARDDNNNTVLHCATEAEDIETIKWLISKNQDVFDKKQHKTILHLALAHNDFALVEWLIKQGADIHAKDENNASVLHYAAESGNLYIVEWLVRQGVDIHARDANNNTVLHCAAEAGNLYIVEWLVWQGADIFAKDNDNTSVLHCAVLSGDLYIVEWLVMRGADIHAKDNNNVSILHYAVLSGDLYLVGWLVWQGADIHAKDHNNNSVLHYAATYGNLETVEWLIRQGADIHAKDDSNNSVLHYAIMYGHLEIAQWLIKNGANIYENDNKNHTVLHLAVLSGELEMVQWVAKNIADIHPQDNNRTVLQYAALLGNFTIIKWLIKNVANIYESDDMPILRCDNIEDEWELAKWIEGKITDGVPDKENNIALQIGLQYIGRKLVQYLIEKGLVNDQGQYNKILNYAAGYGDLETVQWLTRWHQNYLPVEQNNTLELSRNSYQAGNFYVESTEEPFGAPKCAAALPSTSYSNSLIDASCSGSLLSNDVVLSGETSS
- a CDS encoding IS630 family transposase, with translation MVPIYFFDETRFGTNTKHGLGWFEKGSRTPVPTKLGFKSFYLYSATNHRDGDSFSLIIPNVDKACMQVFLNEFAKHITTKVILVMDGAGWHKGLTIPANIEIMYLPPYSPELNPVERLWQHLKDSVLKNKVYDCLTKLEDAVIEFIQSISIETIKSICNCSYIYL
- a CDS encoding helix-turn-helix domain-containing protein, producing the protein MPKVSKMINDELVLKAREALNNGGKNGVVVTRLKAILASSKHGIKKVAEVYDINRSSLHRWVALFRDQGIDGLKNIAKPSRSKLNTAQKDEIKTLIKRDSSITIKKLKIVIKEKFDIDIEKSSIHRMLGALGFRHITGRKRHYKADTSSQEEFKKKSTTSTPR